A part of Planococcus sp. MB-3u-03 genomic DNA contains:
- a CDS encoding CPBP family glutamic-type intramembrane protease, with the protein MFGYKLDWSFLGTWPAICVSALLWAVWHVTIQSAGTIDVTIANSIANHGLMGLFLGLLWSKYRNFGLSSSFMA; encoded by the coding sequence GTGTTTGGTTACAAACTCGATTGGAGCTTTTTAGGAACTTGGCCAGCCATTTGTGTATCTGCTTTGTTATGGGCTGTTTGGCACGTTACTATTCAGAGCGCCGGCACTATTGATGTGACTATAGCAAATTCCATTGCTAATCATGGACTCATGGGATTATTTTTGGGGCTTTTATGGTCAAAATATCGAAATTTTGGGCTCTCGTCATCATTCATGGCTTAA
- the pgaC gene encoding poly-beta-1,6-N-acetyl-D-glucosamine synthase yields MRTKEKKQSDIDIDGFDWPMISILVPCYNEEETITDTVKNLSGLSYPKKEIILINDGSTDQTASLLEELSKTYSEVRVIQLQENRGKANALQVGLFASKAEYLVCVDADALLADTAPYYMIHQFFVSGERVGAVTGSPSIRNRNTLLSRMQLVEYASIIGAIKRTQRLLGKVMTVSGVVVTFRKKALVDVGLWDRDMITEDIAVSWKLQKRFWDVRYEPRAICWMLVPETLLGIWQQRIRWAQGGQEVILRHWRILFSWKQRRLWLIFLEQCISTLWAFSWLFITLILVFSANAFQDLIFWLTLTSFFLVFISMIQLFISLVIDSRHNGVMKYYFWAAWYPAIYWMVNTLVVVVALPRAIKSRYKGGYAVWSSPDRGLKKS; encoded by the coding sequence TTGAGAACAAAAGAAAAGAAACAAAGTGACATCGATATAGATGGATTTGATTGGCCGATGATTAGCATCCTCGTTCCTTGTTATAACGAAGAAGAAACGATTACGGATACCGTAAAAAATTTATCTGGGCTATCGTATCCCAAAAAGGAAATTATCTTAATAAATGATGGCTCAACCGATCAAACTGCTTCCCTTTTAGAGGAATTATCCAAAACATACAGTGAAGTAAGAGTGATTCAACTACAAGAAAACCGTGGGAAAGCAAATGCCTTACAAGTAGGATTATTTGCTTCAAAAGCTGAGTATTTAGTCTGCGTTGATGCAGATGCACTTTTAGCAGATACAGCCCCTTACTATATGATTCATCAGTTTTTTGTAAGTGGAGAGCGAGTAGGCGCCGTTACAGGAAGTCCATCTATTCGGAACCGAAATACGCTTTTGAGCCGAATGCAATTGGTTGAATATGCTTCAATTATTGGTGCGATTAAGCGCACACAAAGACTACTAGGAAAAGTAATGACGGTATCGGGAGTAGTTGTGACGTTTCGCAAAAAAGCATTAGTAGATGTCGGGTTATGGGATCGCGATATGATTACAGAAGACATTGCCGTTAGTTGGAAATTGCAAAAACGCTTTTGGGATGTTCGTTATGAACCTCGTGCAATTTGTTGGATGCTTGTTCCCGAAACACTCTTAGGTATTTGGCAACAGCGAATTCGTTGGGCACAAGGGGGACAAGAAGTCATCTTGCGTCATTGGCGCATCTTATTCAGCTGGAAACAAAGACGTCTATGGCTTATTTTTTTAGAGCAATGTATCAGTACACTCTGGGCTTTCAGTTGGTTATTTATTACACTGATCCTTGTTTTTTCAGCTAATGCCTTTCAAGACCTAATTTTTTGGTTGACATTAACTTCTTTTTTCCTTGTATTTATTAGTATGATTCAACTGTTCATCTCTCTTGTAATCGATTCTAGACATAACGGGGTGATGAAGTATTATTTTTGGGCCGCATGGTATCCGGCTATTTACTGGATGGTAAACACCCTAGTAGTCGTTGTTGCTTTACCAAGAGCCATTAAATCTCGTTACAAAGGAGGTTACGCTGTATGGTCAAGTCCAGATCGAGGTCTAAAGAAATCATGA
- a CDS encoding sensor domain-containing diguanylate cyclase, with the protein MLNVISLTELLVFLRIPMTSSVKHLNKNINQRKMMVILKKDCENILSTEVGIEESILDSLRDQICLIDATGSILFANNEWLQFALRSGETLASYGIGMNYLEQCENEPLLYQGLQAILTGQKDSFNFEQSCHSPTIKRWFLMQATPLQTEESIEGVVIRYVDITKQKLLELQLKELADQDPLTSLYNRRYFMEQLAKASDCTLHDGRFLALLCIDIDNFKAINDTYGHPAGDHVLKELANQLKEGTRLVDTVARIGGDEFAILLPDITQVEVKLIADRLLLSIQQLTIHYQDCLLEFTVSIGGEFSLIKCRLLL; encoded by the coding sequence ATGCTGAATGTCATATCTTTGACAGAATTACTTGTATTTCTTAGAATTCCGATGACTAGCTCAGTTAAACACCTTAATAAAAATATAAATCAAAGAAAGATGATGGTTATATTGAAGAAAGATTGCGAAAATATCCTATCAACAGAAGTAGGAATAGAGGAATCTATTCTGGATTCTTTGCGAGATCAAATTTGTTTGATTGATGCAACTGGCTCTATTCTTTTTGCAAATAATGAATGGCTTCAATTTGCATTAAGAAGTGGCGAAACTTTAGCGAGTTATGGTATTGGAATGAATTATTTAGAACAATGTGAGAATGAGCCTCTACTGTATCAGGGGCTACAAGCGATATTGACAGGACAGAAAGACTCTTTTAATTTCGAACAATCCTGTCACTCTCCTACTATAAAAAGATGGTTTTTGATGCAAGCTACGCCTCTTCAAACCGAGGAATCTATTGAAGGAGTAGTTATTCGCTATGTAGACATTACCAAACAGAAACTTCTAGAACTTCAATTAAAAGAATTGGCAGATCAAGATCCTTTGACCTCTTTATATAATCGTCGTTATTTTATGGAGCAACTAGCTAAAGCATCAGATTGCACGCTTCATGATGGTAGATTTTTGGCCTTGTTATGTATCGATATAGACAATTTCAAAGCCATTAACGATACTTATGGACATCCTGCAGGAGACCATGTACTAAAAGAATTGGCAAATCAACTTAAAGAAGGCACAAGACTTGTGGACACTGTAGCACGTATAGGTGGAGACGAATTTGCTATCTTATTGCCCGACATCACTCAAGTTGAAGTGAAACTTATTGCTGACAGGTTACTCCTATCTATTCAGCAATTGACCATTCACTATCAAGATTGCCTGCTTGAGTTTACCGTATCGATTGGAGGGGAATTTTCACTGATAAAATGCCGCTTACTTCTATGA